Part of the SAR324 cluster bacterium genome is shown below.
ACACGCTTTGGTACTGTAGTCTTTCAAGTGTCCATGAATCAGCAAAGGTGGAATAGTCTTCCTGATGATATCCAAAAGGCCTTTCAGATGGCATCTGATGAGCGGATTCTAAGGAGGGCTGGTCAAGTGTGGCACGAAGATGAAAAGCGAGGTCTTGATTTGATGCTGAAATTCAAGCGAAAGCATATTGTTTTGAGTGAGGAAGAGACGGAAGCTTTCCGCCTCCAGTTGGAGCCTGTGGTGGAGCGCTGGATTGATGAAGTCAGCAAGGATGGCATTGATGGAAAGGCATTAGTCACCAAGGCTCGAAAACTGATCGCCAAGCACTCGCAGCAATAGGCTCAAAGATCTATTTACCAAACCTCCTCGATTTGAATGATCTGTGCTCAATGGAATTTGCGTTTTCTCCAGTAGGGAAAGAGCTTCTACCCAAGGACGCAGATCAACCTTCCTGACACGCCATCCAAAAATATATCTGGGGTCGTGGGATGCACTCCAGCAAGTTGGTGTTTACTGACAGAAATGTCCACCACCCTTTCTAAGACAAAAAGTCACATAAATTAGATCAATCAGGCGGTTGAGGTTTCAGCTTGTTACGCATTATGATCCTTCTCTATGAAAATTTTAATTTCCATCATCGGTAGGAGAAGGTCTTTTGCGACTCCAAGACATCCCCATGCGCCGCAAGCTCGTTGGTAGTTTTTTGCTGGTTGGCTGTGTGCCTGCCGTCTTGCTGACAGTGGTCACTCTGGTGGTGGCAATGAACTCACTGATGACACAAACTTACGAGCAACTGAGTGGGCTGCGTGAGAACAAACAACAGCAGTTAGAGACTTATTTTACTCAGCAGCAAAGTGATCTGGATGTGCTTGGTAAGACAGTGGAGAGCTTTCAGAAAGCGGCAGAGGTCAAGTTAGCAGCAATTCGAGATGCTAAGGCAGTAACTCTGATGGATTATCTGAGTTTCAGCAGGGCCCAATTGCTGGATTTTGCAAAAAAGCCCCAACTAATCGATGCGATGGCAAACCTGCCCGTGTATCTCCGGAACTATCGTTATGACCGGGAAGTGTCAGTGGATCAAATTGAGCTAATTCGTAAGGAATTGCGACTTTGCTGGGAAGAAGATTTTGGTCAGCGTTATCAAGAAATTACTGGAGAAAATGATCTGGATATAGAAGAGAAATTTTCATTGTTGAGTGAGTGGAGCATCGTTATCCAGCAGGCATATATTTCGAGCAATTCAAACTCTCTTGGGTCAAAGATAGAATTACTCAAACCAAAGAGTGAGCTTCTTTTTGCACCACCTTATGACTTGATGCACGAGGATCTCCATCCAATGATTCGAAATTTTGCAGAAGAATTTGGTTACCAGGATGTTTATCTGGTTGATTCAAAGAGTGGAGACGTGGCCTATTCGATGATGAAACGCATTGATTTTGGCACTTCTCTCATAGATGGGCCGTTTGCAGAAAGCCATTTAGGGGAACTTTTTAGCCTAGCAAATACAGCAGTAACACCGGGTGAATTTTTGATCGCAGATTTCGAGCCCTATGAGCCCAGCTTTGAAAAGCCAACGGCGTTCATGGCAACCCCTATTTTTGAGGAAAATCGTAAACTAGGTGTGTTGATCTTTGAGTTTCCAGTGGACAAGTTCAAAAATGTGATGAGTGATCGTAGCGGCTTGGGACAGACCGGAGAAACCTATTTGGTTGGAAGTGATCAACTTTTTCGCTCCGATTCCTATCTGAATCCAACAAATTTTTCAATGGAAGTATCATTTCAAGACTTTGAAGAAGTAGAGACAGCGCAGGTTTTGGCTGGGCTGTCAGGAGATTCGGGAGTGGGGGTGAGCCGCAATTACATGAATAATCACGTCTTGAGTGCCTGGCGTCCTTTTGAATTTGAGGG
Proteins encoded:
- a CDS encoding C4-dicarboxylate ABC transporter substrate-binding protein — its product is QGMEVMFLHATQGHAFQSNGYGIHKPEDLLGKRARTPSRTGAWTLEELGADPISVPVKNIPQTIQRKVATTVMLPFTANPLLKLNQYITHMTEGHEQTRFGTVVFQVSMNQQRWNSLPDDIQKAFQMASDERILRRAGQVWHEDEKRGLDLMLKFKRKHIVLSEEETEAFRLQLEPVVERWIDEVSKDGIDGKALVTKARKLIAKHSQQ